From Nonlabens sp. Ci31, the proteins below share one genomic window:
- a CDS encoding imm11 family protein, with translation MLNYDKIFLIGESHSNRPFRGVIENFDFAEPEISRGEKNLTEIVPVKHSMGGKTLYDLIWTTNAFPLIVSERIIELFKSNSITGWKTYDVTIHSKKDELIDHKYYGLIITGRCGYRDYSTSSIVMDTIGITTEPHSKGYYFKHDFWDGSDLFMCNPDEKGQTSMFRFCTEKVVELLKKEKIKNISFEKITDFTMSISLYNIKLTEKQKMEMEKLKAGR, from the coding sequence ATGTTGAACTACGATAAAATATTTCTGATTGGAGAATCACATTCGAACAGACCTTTCCGAGGAGTAATCGAGAATTTTGACTTTGCCGAACCTGAAATTTCTAGAGGAGAAAAAAACTTGACCGAAATTGTTCCTGTCAAACATTCAATGGGAGGAAAAACACTTTATGATCTTATTTGGACAACTAACGCATTCCCTTTAATTGTCAGTGAAAGAATAATTGAACTATTTAAATCAAACTCAATTACTGGATGGAAAACTTATGATGTTACCATTCATTCTAAAAAGGACGAATTAATTGACCATAAATATTACGGATTGATTATAACAGGACGTTGTGGATATAGAGATTATTCGACGAGTTCAATCGTCATGGACACAATTGGAATAACGACAGAACCTCATTCAAAAGGATATTATTTTAAACATGACTTTTGGGATGGTTCGGATTTATTTATGTGCAATCCAGATGAAAAAGGACAAACGAGTATGTTTAGGTTTTGCACCGAAAAAGTAGTAGAACTACTAAAAAAAGAGAAAATAAAGAACATTTCGTTCGAAAAAATCACTGACTTTACAATGTCAATTTCTTTATATAACATAAAGTTGACTGAAAAGCAGAAAATGGAAATGGAAAAGTTAAAAGCCGGCAGGTAA
- a CDS encoding integrase core domain-containing protein: protein MVWKAKTKMEQKVEFIHEWLTQKYTITELCRSFNISRPTAYKLISRYEKMGLSGLIEQERAPINHPNRTNHKVEDSILKLKNKHMLWGAKKIRILLFKQYTEELIPSVVTVHNILSKNGLVKPQKRSRRVKPVFPIFDPKKCNEVWSADYKGKFLMGNKIYCHPLTIADSKSRFLFTAKGHYKENFLSVKQEFTKVFRKYGIPKQIHTDNGSPFGSVAAIQRYTRLSYWFIELGIDPVYSDPARPDQNGRHERMHRDLKAACAKPSSFDLKAQQRSLNRFVKEYNHIRPHEALGMKTPADCHDFSNRPYPEKISKYDYPSKMKVMKVCQNGAMRWKSYYWVYLTAGLKGKYVGAEDQGNGIWRVFYRDVFLGYFNENKIRDKQVSIRLSQNLV, encoded by the coding sequence ATGGTCTGGAAAGCAAAAACTAAAATGGAACAAAAAGTAGAATTTATTCACGAATGGTTAACTCAAAAGTACACCATCACAGAACTTTGTAGGTCATTTAATATATCTCGACCTACCGCTTACAAGTTGATTTCTAGGTATGAAAAAATGGGACTATCGGGATTAATTGAGCAAGAAAGAGCTCCAATTAATCACCCCAACAGAACCAATCATAAAGTTGAAGATTCAATCTTAAAATTAAAAAATAAACACATGCTTTGGGGAGCGAAGAAAATTCGCATTTTGTTGTTTAAACAGTATACTGAAGAACTTATTCCAAGTGTGGTTACTGTTCACAACATCCTTTCTAAAAATGGCCTAGTTAAACCTCAAAAGCGAAGCAGAAGAGTCAAGCCTGTATTTCCCATTTTCGACCCTAAGAAATGTAATGAAGTTTGGAGCGCAGACTATAAGGGAAAGTTTTTAATGGGAAATAAAATATACTGCCATCCGCTCACTATTGCCGATTCAAAGAGTAGGTTTTTGTTTACAGCAAAAGGGCATTATAAAGAAAACTTTCTCTCTGTTAAGCAAGAGTTTACAAAGGTTTTTAGAAAGTATGGCATTCCTAAACAGATACATACCGACAACGGAAGTCCCTTTGGATCTGTAGCTGCTATTCAAAGATATACCAGGCTATCCTATTGGTTTATTGAATTGGGAATAGACCCGGTTTATTCCGACCCAGCACGACCAGACCAAAACGGAAGACACGAACGTATGCACCGTGATTTAAAGGCAGCTTGTGCCAAACCCTCATCATTTGATTTGAAGGCACAACAACGTAGCTTAAATCGGTTTGTAAAAGAATATAATCACATTAGACCTCATGAAGCTTTAGGAATGAAAACCCCCGCAGATTGCCATGATTTTTCTAATAGACCATACCCTGAGAAAATCTCAAAATATGATTACCCATCAAAAATGAAAGTGATGAAGGTATGCCAAAATGGAGCCATGCGGTGGAAGTCATATTATTGGGTATATTTAACTGCTGGACTTAAGGGAAAATACGTCGGTGCTGAAGATCAAGGAAATGGAATTTGGAGAGTATTTTATAGAGATGTATTTTTAGGTTATTTTAATGAAAATAAAATAAGAGATAAACAAGTATCAATTAGACTAAGTCAAAATCTAGTGTAA